GCAATATAAGTACATCTACGGCTCATTCGAGTAACAGTGACTCAGGAATTGGCTATAAAGATGATTGTGCAAATCGTTCGGATAGAAATACCGTGCAGAACGTTTCTCGAAGAAGATGCTGCCTTAATTCAGAGTACAGAGTACGTCCATTATGATCAATtcttgtaattattttttcatttcatgaTCTTGAGGAGTACATTTGTTATCAACAATTCTACATTCTTGATTAACGCTTTTATCttgtatttgtattaaaaaaacaaaaggaagATAAAGAAAGGAACAACTTTCCATTTCTATGGTTGATACGAGTATTActaaatttttgttattaagtgaaaaaaatatttagaacGTACTGTTTGTATAATATTCTGTTTAAAAGCAAAGTTCGTATACCTTTTCAGGACGCACACGAGTATTCGTCGAAAACGTACGGTAACGAGATTACCGATTTAAAATTGACGGTTCGAGCTGTATCGAAACAAGTAAATAGGATAAACGTATGCTGGAACGAAGCAAATAAGTCGGATATGTGCAGGAGTAACACAGAATTAACTCATGAAGGTGTtgcttttaatgatttttgcAATGGAATGAGTACGTGTACAGAAATGGTGGAGGATCACGAGATGAATTCCGGTATAGAAAAAGGAACGAAGAGGGGGGATTTGCCCACCTGTCCATTGCCATCTGCTGCTACAGTTAAGCAGGGGTTGGTTAGTTCGTCCGTTGGTTCTCTCGCGTCCGTTTGCACTACTGCGATGCTGCACGGTATTGAAGATTCTGTCGAGACATCGGACGATTCCGTAGTTAGATCTAAACGATTGTTGGATTTCACGGGATTAACAGAACCTGCCGGAATCGATGATCGAGACAAGTTTAGCCCGAAAGTATTTTCTGGTATTTCCAAGTCATTAGTGCATAGTTTCGAAGATCTAAATACGAACATGGATTACACTCGACCACTCTGCCAGACATATTCAGACAAATCGGATAACTCTCGCCCTTGGGGAAGTTTACAGGAAATTCGAAATGTTGGAACCTATGTGCAGGATACCTGTTTGGTaaggttttttttttaatattattttgttaacacattttaattttatccaTTACTTTGCGTACGATCTCCATAATTCTTCTGAgataatagtaattaaaaaaaagagagaagtacgtttaaaaaaatgattcgtTTAGAAGTTGGAGCATTTATTTCTTAATGTATTTACTATTAAATGAAGGAGAAGAAGTAAATGAATTCAAAGAACAGGAAATATAATGCTTGGGAATAAAAAGGAGGGTGAGGGAAGAAGGGAGGGAGAGTGTGAGAAAAGTTGGGTCACGGGGAggggagagaaaagaaaggaggaggaggaggagaaaaaGGGAAGGTACGGAATTAGgatgagaaaagaaaaattgaagtgTAAAATCTAGTAAGCTAGCATATAAGTGAGTGAAAAAATGAGTTTGATAGGAAGGAACAAGATACCGACGGAGTAAACGGAGtaggagaaaaagagagagagaaaaggaaatgaaGCACAGGCGAATATATGCCCGTAACGGTGTGCACATGAGAATGACATGTTAGACACGAAATGAACGTGACGTTGATCGTAACAGTTACGATAGCGACGATTAAAGTATACCGGTGGTTCGGTTtgttctttaaaaaaatttattaatcgaACGTTGTGCAAACTGTCGGTTCGATCGTAAACTATTTATCGGTCGATCGCGTCGGTCGTGTCGGTGCTCATTGTGTTCGGCTGACCATATCGAGTTGAAGAGAAACCGTGCGGGGAATTGTAATTGTCAACAGTGCATCGTTGCAGTTGGGCGTAGCCCTTATTGTTTGGAACGTATCGTAACGTTGTATTTATGATCGATTTTAAGAAGATTGCATCGTAaactaaattatttttgttaaatatatttttatttttcccttGGTAAATGAGATCGTGGCGCGGCTGCACGAAGAAACACGATTTGCGTCCACGACATGGACACCGTGGTGAAATCGGTACGTGCAGTATCAGATAGTCGATGTTCTCTATTCAATTGCATAAACCTCGTTCCATGATCGTTCgatgtttttcaattttctaaaattaattctttaaattcaattaatcgATAACGGAATACAGTTATACAATGTAACTAATTTTCACTGTTTTATGAACATACACAGAATGTTAAATGTCAGCGAATCAATTAATGATCAACAAGGTGCAATCGATAACGTCGAGTAGAAATAGTACCGTTAATACAGTGCATCGATACACGTACCTTGATATCATTTCGATTTTCAAAACTTAATTCATTTTGGTCGGTTACTCATCACGATAGAatgtaattattcaaattatataaattttgcatacataATATATGTACTGGTTTACTTATATCGGAATGAAGAGAGAGTAGTGTTAAAGATCTAGTTTTCggaatttaaaattgttaGAATTACGTTTACTAGTATAGGTATTGTCTATATTCTTCGATTtgattttaatgatttaaaaaaaaaatattatatgtgTCAGTACGGCACAGAACACGCGCTCGATCGCTCCCCCCATGACTCGTTTAATCCCAGTTAACTACCCGATTAATAacgtataattttttaacgtGTCTTTGATGCAGCACGGTAGTACAGAATTGTACGATAAAAACACCGATTGCAAAACTATACATGCATGGGCGAatggttttgaaaaattactgGAAGATCCAAAAGGATTACAAACGTTTGCGGTAagaatcgaattttatttttgagaGGAGTATAATCGCgttatattatatgtattaaaatcattgttttctttttaaaggAATTTCTAAAGAAAGAATTCAGCCATGAGAACATTTATTTTTGGGCTGCTTGCGAGAGATATAAAGATACTAAAGATATCGTGACACGGCGTAAGTTAGCTAATCAAATTTACCAACGTCATTTGTCCAACACAGCGGCCGAACCCGTGAATGTCGATAGCCATGCCACTGGCCAAATAACTCAGGATCTTTTATGCGAAGCACCGTCAGATCTTTTCGTACAGGTGAAAAATCATATCCCGTATTAATTCTCCCTTtactattaatattgaaaagatGTTAGAACGGtttgtttttcatttacaggcacaaaagcaggtatttaatttaatgaaattcgaTAGTTATCCAAGATTTTTGAGATCGGATTTATACCGTCGTTGCATAGAGACCGGAAGTTCGGTAATTGGAGCGGAGGATTGTGATTTAAATCTTACCAGTTCTCCTAGCGTTAAGTTAAAGAAGAGTCATTCGGACGCGGAGGATCGATGCAGAAAATCCATTCTTCCTTGGAATAGAAAAAACAGGTAACTGTAATAAGTAATGTATTATATCGAGTATACGAGAGCAGGTGATCATGTATACGTTTAATGTGTTTATAGGTCCAAGTCGAAAGATCGTGGAGAATctgaatataataaaactCCTAGTAGAAATGAAACCATATATAAAAGTTTCACGACGATGAAAAGGGAAGCAGAAGGTAATAACAATGACGACAGTATTTCTATATCTAGTAGCCGATCTTCGTTAGCGTCATGGGATTTGGCGTTGAGGCAATCGTTTCATAAACACGTGagtatcattttatttttcattacgTGCCGTAATGAAAGAATCAGGAACCGTGTGAAAAGACAATTACATCAATGGCTAATGTCGATCGGTTAAATACGATATCGATAGTTTTTATTTGTAGTAGTTAGCGTAAAGGTAGTTTACTGTTTGATCGCGAGAGAATCTTGAAGCGTAGTCAAGAAGATACATAGAATATACATGGTACATGAGTGCATGTCTGATCTACAAAGTTGTTGTATGTGTAACTTGTAGTCTTTATCGTCCTACGAAGGACAGTCGAACGAAACTAAAGAAGTTCGCGCCAAATGTACCGGTTTGTGTCGGGTAATATTGCCCGATGGATCGACTACGGTTGTGCCAACTAGCCAAACGGAGAGTATTAAAGATGTGGTTACACGACTTCTAGATAAAAGAGCTCTCCGATACTCTAACTATGACGTTCTAATCCTAGCCACAGACGAGGTTTGTGTTATATCTCGTATTTATTTCACGCACCTTTTACACGATCATTATTCGAAACTAACACAATATGTAATTCGTTAACATGGGTCGCGGTATTCATGGAACCTGTCTGTATATCGTTATCCTGCGCGCTAAACATTCCAACCATTATTGCTTGTCAGTACGATAGAACGAGTATAAGGAACGAGGTTAAACGGTGTAAGAATTGCGCTACGTGAGATTCTACTTACCGAATCAACTTGCAATTTTCATGCATGCATTTGTTAGTAAAGCTTTCGTAGTTGTTCGCACATTCATCGACAAACATCCAGCTGTTGTGcatagaatgaaatttttctaatcgTCATCGATCCTTACCGAACTTATTCGCCTtgtgttttctaattttagacGATAGAGACGAAATATCCATCGTCGGTGTTGGCTGGTCAAGAAGTGGAAGTTGTTCCAACGAAAGTATTAAAAGTAGATCTACCGTCACGTCGCGTGATAACCGTAATCGCGCACAAAGGCAGAACTCTGAAAGAAGTGCTCAGACCTCTTTTGAACAAGTACGGTTTCAATTTAGATACGGTCACTGTATGGAGTGAGAACCGTTGTATTTGTCCCGATATACTAGCCGTCGATGCTCCAGCTAGGCTAATTTTGACGAATACAAAAGACGAAGGTAATATACTTTTCGAAGCAATTGAAATGAATGGACTGTTAATCCGTTCAGGTATTGAAAAGAAGAACGTTTTATAGATCCACAGAAAGAGGTGCGTACCATTAAATCGACGAACGACCCGTCACACGCTCAACCTACCTTAGACGAAATTACCAACAAGGTATTCGAAGAGTTATTAGTGGGTAAAAGTTCGAGTAAGCATCAGTACAGCGAAGGCTCGTGTAAGGTAATAAAAAGAAGGATACATTCGAGTGGTCGATTAAGAGAGTACCTTCGAGTTTATACGTTTTTCATCGTTTAAGTCGTTTATACTCTCTCTTTACAGTCGGACGACCAACGTTCAGAAGGTTCGTCTATTTTACCCAGCAAGTTTTTTCTCCGGGATTCCACGATGCatggaaagaagaaagtacgaaacgcttttatttttattatacccGGTTTATTAACATTCagtttaaatataattttctttcattgatTTTTCGATTACGCCAAAGGGAAAATCTAAATGTAACAACACCAGCGAGAAAGGTAGTACGAGTGATTACATCTCCGAAGAAACTAGCAAGCCTCATCCTCCTTTAATAGCCAAATGGCGGAACGGAGTGAAATTACAATTACCGGGAAAATTTGACGGTGAAGGTAAGGAGAGCGAGGTAGATAAAGATAACGATATTTTGCTTGTTATCACTCGTAAAGAATCGTgttaaagataaaaatatgattctctttcttcttttttcgttaGATCTATACGAGGGTTTGAAACGAGCGCAAAGATCTCGATTGGAAGACCAGAGAGGAACGGAGATCAATTTTGAGCTGCCAGACTTTTTAAAGGTAAACGGAAACTCGCATCCTTTGTGGCATACTAATAACCTAATAACGTATCTTTCCGAAGACGCAATATTTCCTAACGCGCGCACAGCTATCGTATCGTTTTTAAACACATTTTATCTTTGAAACTGTTATCATGATGCATTTCGACGTTAAAGCTATGAAATTACTGATCAGAACAAGGAAAATGGTGGTAAGCCGACGGATCGCAATAAGGTACGAAGACCTAGGATAGTATCAGCAAATTGCGAGGCAAACTCCAAATTTTACGGTTCTATCCATGAACGTCAAAACTGTGGCGGAAAGGATCAAAATACGGTTGTTTCGTCGAAGAACGGAGCTACCGATGCACGATTCTATGTATCGGTTACGGGAAAAGAGCGTCAAAGTAAATCCTCCGAGAATTCGTTCGTGTTGGATACGACTTTAACGGACGGAGATCGGACCATCGTGGAGAACGGATCTTGCTGTCGAATCGGCGGGTTGGATTCATCCGATGCTGAAACCTCATCGCCACCGAAATCATCGAAACCTCCTCCCCTGCCGCCGAAACCGAAAAATCTTGTAACAAACACAACGAAAACTGGTTATATCGTGTCCTCGAAATCTTTACCAAAGTCTAATCGCGCCACGGTTCCCTTAAGCCCAACCGATTCCAGtcggaaaaatattttttaacccgtattaaatatttgtcaACGGTCAGCGGAACGAGCTTTTAGTATTATTATTCGTTATCTGTCCTATTACAGATATAGAATACAGTTTTATGGTCGTTTCGTGCCGTCCGACTGGGTAACGGCTTAAGGATCCGAAACTGTTTCAGGTGCCTTAGCTTTCTCAGTTATATACAACGTACTGTTAATCAAGATTTATACGACTATTATAAACGACGaatatttatgatttttttaatatagcAAAGCTGTTAGTCTCCTGGTTGTACAGGacatatattttattgtaatttatagACGGCGAGCGTTGTTATAAGCAAACGATGAAAGAGATATTTGAGATTTTAtaagcaataaataaattatataaacttTGTTTTAGAAATCGCTTCTTTTTATTCgcgttgaaaataaaatgttaatgcGAAAGCTATTGGCATCATTC
The genomic region above belongs to Osmia bicornis bicornis chromosome 9, iOsmBic2.1, whole genome shotgun sequence and contains:
- the LOC114880913 gene encoding regulator of G-protein signaling loco isoform X4; amino-acid sequence: MGALQLQCRVAKVVRDLQSGAMFDATGKTLSELQNQETYYDLHYHWDMSNPLPPPPPPASHKRDSEKIVHRTVVGYLGTIDIPNQLHPSSMMQVLRKCIKRLKAEKRNPTTVLLTIHVANIKLTNSENRVIAEYPSYRIIFCNSFSEQDKQYFGILTKSVRDKENIVSNSCHVFTIYYKLIDHTVHSSACNIFGFTCTKTSELNVCQEFPDSCNGLIGAIQTLYISDSTGTDTNSYNEMRRHQETASPQPSNISTSTAHSSNSDSGIGYKDDCANRSDRNTVQNVSRRRCCLNSEYRDAHEYSSKTYGNEITDLKLTVRAVSKQVNRINVCWNEANKSDMCRSNTELTHEGVAFNDFCNGMSTCTEMVEDHEMNSGIEKGTKRGDLPTCPLPSAATVKQGLVSSSVGSLASVCTTAMLHGIEDSVETSDDSVVRSKRLLDFTGLTEPAGIDDRDKFSPKVFSGISKSLVHSFEDLNTNMDYTRPLCQTYSDKSDNSRPWGSLQEIRNVGTYVQDTCLHGSTELYDKNTDCKTIHAWANGFEKLLEDPKGLQTFAEFLKKEFSHENIYFWAACERYKDTKDIVTRRKLANQIYQRHLSNTAAEPVNVDSHATGQITQDLLCEAPSDLFVQAQKQVFNLMKFDSYPRFLRSDLYRRCIETGSSVIGAEDCDLNLTSSPSVKLKKSHSDAEDRCRKSILPWNRKNRSKSKDRGESEYNKTPSRNETIYKSFTTMKREAEGNNNDDSISISSSRSSLASWDLALRQSFHKHSLSSYEGQSNETKEVRAKCTGLCRVILPDGSTTVVPTSQTESIKDVVTRLLDKRALRYSNYDVLILATDETIETKYPSSVLAGQEVEVVPTKVLKVDLPSRRVITVIAHKGRTLKEVLRPLLNKYGFNLDTVTVWSENRCICPDILAVDAPARLILTNTKDEDPQKEVRTIKSTNDPSHAQPTLDEITNKVFEELLVGKSSSKHQYSEGSCKSDDQRSEGSSILPSKFFLRDSTMHGKKKGKSKCNNTSEKGSTSDYISEETSKPHPPLIAKWRNGVKLQLPGKFDGEDLYEGLKRAQRSRLEDQRGTEINFELPDFLKNKENGGKPTDRNKVRRPRIVSANCEANSKFYGSIHERQNCGGKDQNTVVSSKNGATDARFYVSVTGKERQSKSSENSFVLDTTLTDGDRTIVENGSCCRIGGLDSSDAETSSPPKSSKPPPLPPKPKNLVTNTTKTGYIVSSKSLPKSNRATVPLSPTDSSRKNIF
- the LOC114880913 gene encoding regulator of G-protein signaling loco isoform X5 translates to MHQNRRKKKRVNYGVRTVEVLRGMKGFGFTISGQQPCILSCIVPGSPAEIAGLRAGDYLVSVNGHNVSKLPHDDVVQLIGRSKGLLRLQIAENYYSDSSDEEGVTTVRCKPKYIYKPRASNMGALQLQCRVAKVVRDLQSGAMFDATGKTLSELQNQETYYDLHYHWDMSNPLPPPPPPASHKRDSEKIVHRTVVGYLGTIDIPNQLHPSSMMQVLRKCIKRLKAEKRNPTTVLLTIHVANIKLTNSENRVIAEYPSYRIIFCNSFSEQDKQYFGILTKSVRDKENIVSNSCHVFTIYYKLIDHTVHSSACNIFGFTCTKTSELNVCQEFPDSCNGLIGAIQTLYISDSTGTDTNSYNEMRRHQETASPQPSNISTSTAHSSNSDSGIGYKDDCANRSDRNTVQNVSRRRCCLNSEYRDAHEYSSKTYGNEITDLKLTVRAVSKQVNRINVCWNEANKSDMCRSNTELTHEGVAFNDFCNGMSTCTEMVEDHEMNSGIEKGTKRGDLPTCPLPSAATVKQGLVSSSVGSLASVCTTAMLHGIEDSVETSDDSVVRSKRLLDFTGLTEPAGIDDRDKFSPKVFSGISKSLVHSFEDLNTNMDYTRPLCQTYSDKSDNSRPWGSLQEIRNVGTYVQDTCLHGSTELYDKNTDCKTIHAWANGFEKLLEDPKGLQTFAEFLKKEFSHENIYFWAACERYKDTKDIVTRRKLANQIYQRHLSNTAAEPVNVDSHATGQITQDLLCEAPSDLFVQAQKQVFNLMKFDSYPRFLRSDLYRRCIETGSSVIGAEDCDLNLTSSPSVKLKKSHSDAEDRCRKSILPWNRKNRSKSKDRGESEYNKTPSRNETIYKSFTTMKREAEGNNNDDSISISSSRSSLASWDLALRQSFHKHSLSSYEGQSNETKEVRAKCTGLCRVILPDGSTTVVPTSQTESIKDVVTRLLDKRALRYSNYDVLILATDETIETKYPSSVLAGQEVEVVPTKVLKVDLPSRRVITVIAHKGRTLKEVLRPLLNKYGFNLDTVTVWSENRCICPDILAVDAPARLILTNTKDEDPQKEVRTIKSTNDPSHAQPTLDEITNKVFEELLVGKSSSKHQYSEGSCKSDDQRSEGSSILPSKFFLRDSTMHGKKKGKSKCNNTSEKGSTSDYISEETSKPHPPLIAKWRNGVKLQLPGKFDGEDLYEGLKRAQRSRLEDQRGTEINFELPDFLKL
- the LOC114880913 gene encoding regulator of G-protein signaling loco isoform X3, with amino-acid sequence MHQNRRKKKRVNYGVRTVEVLRGMKGFGFTISGQQPCILSCIVPGSPAEIAGLRAGDYLVSVNGHNVSKLPHDDVVQLIGRSKGLLRLQIAENYYSDSSDEEGVTTVRCKPKYIYKPRASNMGALQLQCRVAKVVRDLQSGAMFDATGKTLSELQNQETYYDLHYHWDMSNPLPPPPPPASHKRDSEKIVHRTVVGYLGTIDIPNQLHPSSMMQVLRKCIKRLKAEKRNPTTVLLTIHVANIKLTNSENRVIAEYPSYRIIFCNSFSEQDKQYFGILTKSVRDKENIVSNSCHVFTIYYKLIDHTVHSSACNIFGFTCTKTSELNVCQEFPDSCNGLIGAIQTLYISDSTGTDTNSYNEMRRHQETASPQPSNISTSTAHSSNSDSGIGYKDDCANRSDRNTVQNVSRRRCCLNSEYRDAHEYSSKTYGNEITDLKLTVRAVSKQVNRINVCWNEANKSDMCRSNTELTHEGVAFNDFCNGMSTCTEMVEDHEMNSGIEKGTKRGDLPTCPLPSAATVKQGLVSSSVGSLASVCTTAMLHGIEDSVETSDDSVVRSKRLLDFTGLTEPAGIDDRDKFSPKVFSGISKSLVHSFEDLNTNMDYTRPLCQTYSDKSDNSRPWGSLQEIRNVGTYVQDTCLHGSTELYDKNTDCKTIHAWANGFEKLLEDPKGLQTFAEFLKKEFSHENIYFWAACERYKDTKDIVTRRKLANQIYQRHLSNTAAEPVNVDSHATGQITQDLLCEAPSDLFVQAQKQVFNLMKFDSYPRFLRSDLYRRCIETGSSVIGAEDCDLNLTSSPSVKLKKSHSDAEDRCRKSILPWNRKNRSKSKDRGESEYNKTPSRNETIYKSFTTMKREAEGNNNDDSISISSSRSSLASWDLALRQSFHKHTIETKYPSSVLAGQEVEVVPTKVLKVDLPSRRVITVIAHKGRTLKEVLRPLLNKYGFNLDTVTVWSENRCICPDILAVDAPARLILTNTKDEDPQKEVRTIKSTNDPSHAQPTLDEITNKVFEELLVGKSSSKHQYSEGSCKSDDQRSEGSSILPSKFFLRDSTMHGKKKGKSKCNNTSEKGSTSDYISEETSKPHPPLIAKWRNGVKLQLPGKFDGEDLYEGLKRAQRSRLEDQRGTEINFELPDFLKNKENGGKPTDRNKVRRPRIVSANCEANSKFYGSIHERQNCGGKDQNTVVSSKNGATDARFYVSVTGKERQSKSSENSFVLDTTLTDGDRTIVENGSCCRIGGLDSSDAETSSPPKSSKPPPLPPKPKNLVTNTTKTGYIVSSKSLPKSNRATVPLSPTDSSRKNIF
- the LOC114880913 gene encoding regulator of G-protein signaling loco isoform X1; this encodes MHQNRRKKKRVNYGVRTVEVLRGMKGFGFTISGQQPCILSCIVPGSPAEIAGLRAGDYLVSVNGHNVSKLPHDDVVQLIGRSKGLLRLQIAENYYSDSSDEEGVTTVRCKPKYIYKPRASNMGALQLQCRVAKVVRDLQSGAMFDATGKTLSELQNQETYYDLHYHWDMSNPLPPPPPPASHKRDSEKIVHRTVVGYLGTIDIPNQLHPSSMMQVLRKCIKRLKAEKRNPTTVLLTIHVANIKLTNSENRVIAEYPSYRIIFCNSFSEQDKQYFGILTKSVRDKENIVSNSCHVFTIYYKLIDHTVHSSACNIFGFTCTKTSELNVCQEFPDSCNGLIGAIQTLYISDSTGTDTNSYNEMRRHQETASPQPSNISTSTAHSSNSDSGIGYKDDCANRSDRNTVQNVSRRRCCLNSEYRDAHEYSSKTYGNEITDLKLTVRAVSKQVNRINVCWNEANKSDMCRSNTELTHEGVAFNDFCNGMSTCTEMVEDHEMNSGIEKGTKRGDLPTCPLPSAATVKQGLVSSSVGSLASVCTTAMLHGIEDSVETSDDSVVRSKRLLDFTGLTEPAGIDDRDKFSPKVFSGISKSLVHSFEDLNTNMDYTRPLCQTYSDKSDNSRPWGSLQEIRNVGTYVQDTCLHGSTELYDKNTDCKTIHAWANGFEKLLEDPKGLQTFAEFLKKEFSHENIYFWAACERYKDTKDIVTRRKLANQIYQRHLSNTAAEPVNVDSHATGQITQDLLCEAPSDLFVQAQKQVFNLMKFDSYPRFLRSDLYRRCIETGSSVIGAEDCDLNLTSSPSVKLKKSHSDAEDRCRKSILPWNRKNRSKSKDRGESEYNKTPSRNETIYKSFTTMKREAEGNNNDDSISISSSRSSLASWDLALRQSFHKHSLSSYEGQSNETKEVRAKCTGLCRVILPDGSTTVVPTSQTESIKDVVTRLLDKRALRYSNYDVLILATDETIETKYPSSVLAGQEVEVVPTKVLKVDLPSRRVITVIAHKGRTLKEVLRPLLNKYGFNLDTVTVWSENRCICPDILAVDAPARLILTNTKDEDPQKEVRTIKSTNDPSHAQPTLDEITNKVFEELLVGKSSSKHQYSEGSCKSDDQRSEGSSILPSKFFLRDSTMHGKKKGKSKCNNTSEKGSTSDYISEETSKPHPPLIAKWRNGVKLQLPGKFDGEDLYEGLKRAQRSRLEDQRGTEINFELPDFLKNKENGGKPTDRNKVRRPRIVSANCEANSKFYGSIHERQNCGGKDQNTVVSSKNGATDARFYVSVTGKERQSKSSENSFVLDTTLTDGDRTIVENGSCCRIGGLDSSDAETSSPPKSSKPPPLPPKPKNLVTNTTKTGYIVSSKSLPKSNRATVPLSPTDSSRKNIF
- the LOC114880913 gene encoding regulator of G-protein signaling loco isoform X2, whose protein sequence is MHQNRRKKKRVNYGVRTVEVLRGMKGFGFTISGQQPCILSCIVPGSPAEIAGLRADEEGVTTVRCKPKYIYKPRASNMGALQLQCRVAKVVRDLQSGAMFDATGKTLSELQNQETYYDLHYHWDMSNPLPPPPPPASHKRDSEKIVHRTVVGYLGTIDIPNQLHPSSMMQVLRKCIKRLKAEKRNPTTVLLTIHVANIKLTNSENRVIAEYPSYRIIFCNSFSEQDKQYFGILTKSVRDKENIVSNSCHVFTIYYKLIDHTVHSSACNIFGFTCTKTSELNVCQEFPDSCNGLIGAIQTLYISDSTGTDTNSYNEMRRHQETASPQPSNISTSTAHSSNSDSGIGYKDDCANRSDRNTVQNVSRRRCCLNSEYRDAHEYSSKTYGNEITDLKLTVRAVSKQVNRINVCWNEANKSDMCRSNTELTHEGVAFNDFCNGMSTCTEMVEDHEMNSGIEKGTKRGDLPTCPLPSAATVKQGLVSSSVGSLASVCTTAMLHGIEDSVETSDDSVVRSKRLLDFTGLTEPAGIDDRDKFSPKVFSGISKSLVHSFEDLNTNMDYTRPLCQTYSDKSDNSRPWGSLQEIRNVGTYVQDTCLHGSTELYDKNTDCKTIHAWANGFEKLLEDPKGLQTFAEFLKKEFSHENIYFWAACERYKDTKDIVTRRKLANQIYQRHLSNTAAEPVNVDSHATGQITQDLLCEAPSDLFVQAQKQVFNLMKFDSYPRFLRSDLYRRCIETGSSVIGAEDCDLNLTSSPSVKLKKSHSDAEDRCRKSILPWNRKNRSKSKDRGESEYNKTPSRNETIYKSFTTMKREAEGNNNDDSISISSSRSSLASWDLALRQSFHKHSLSSYEGQSNETKEVRAKCTGLCRVILPDGSTTVVPTSQTESIKDVVTRLLDKRALRYSNYDVLILATDETIETKYPSSVLAGQEVEVVPTKVLKVDLPSRRVITVIAHKGRTLKEVLRPLLNKYGFNLDTVTVWSENRCICPDILAVDAPARLILTNTKDEDPQKEVRTIKSTNDPSHAQPTLDEITNKVFEELLVGKSSSKHQYSEGSCKSDDQRSEGSSILPSKFFLRDSTMHGKKKGKSKCNNTSEKGSTSDYISEETSKPHPPLIAKWRNGVKLQLPGKFDGEDLYEGLKRAQRSRLEDQRGTEINFELPDFLKNKENGGKPTDRNKVRRPRIVSANCEANSKFYGSIHERQNCGGKDQNTVVSSKNGATDARFYVSVTGKERQSKSSENSFVLDTTLTDGDRTIVENGSCCRIGGLDSSDAETSSPPKSSKPPPLPPKPKNLVTNTTKTGYIVSSKSLPKSNRATVPLSPTDSSRKNIF